Proteins from a single region of Candidatus Micrarchaeum acidiphilum ARMAN-2:
- a CDS encoding DNA-directed DNA polymerase: protein MGLVIYIDMDYFFAACEEKRHPELKGRPLAVGTSDSADKLRGVVQTCNYEARKYGIRSGMPTLKAFQLYKDLQYVKADDAYYEEVSNAIMEYLSSLGFPLEKMSIDEAAIDVGDLGYGKANELAERIKEEIKQRLGLPCTIGISIGKVFAKMACDKAKPDGLLTLDEVHLHEFLKSTDVKKLPGVGSKSYEKLSAMGVKSIADIRNIDPLRLVDEFGSFGRELYALAGGIDESKVVSEERVLSISRERTLRGLEDQQKEIDSMLEVLSKEVIAELNKRKMEFGGVGVKVRYVDFSEKVRDRSLSYYSNSYDVLYSNAVSMIRELSRANKVRKIGVKAYRLGNMSGQKKLF, encoded by the coding sequence ATGGGCTTGGTTATTTACATAGATATGGATTATTTTTTTGCCGCATGCGAAGAGAAAAGGCATCCGGAACTCAAGGGCAGGCCTCTTGCCGTCGGGACCTCGGATTCCGCAGACAAGCTCAGGGGTGTGGTGCAGACCTGCAACTACGAGGCAAGGAAATACGGGATACGCAGCGGCATGCCGACCCTCAAGGCGTTCCAGCTTTACAAGGACCTGCAGTACGTCAAGGCTGACGACGCATATTACGAAGAGGTGTCTAACGCCATAATGGAATACCTTTCATCGCTCGGCTTCCCTCTCGAAAAGATGAGCATAGACGAGGCTGCAATAGACGTTGGCGATTTGGGATACGGCAAGGCTAACGAGCTGGCAGAAAGGATAAAGGAGGAGATAAAACAAAGGTTGGGCCTTCCCTGCACTATAGGCATAAGCATCGGCAAGGTATTCGCCAAGATGGCATGCGACAAGGCCAAGCCAGATGGCTTACTGACCTTAGATGAGGTTCACCTGCACGAATTCCTAAAATCGACTGATGTGAAAAAACTGCCTGGAGTGGGCAGCAAGAGCTACGAAAAGCTCTCTGCAATGGGCGTAAAGAGCATTGCAGACATAAGGAATATAGACCCGCTCAGACTGGTTGACGAATTCGGCTCGTTCGGAAGGGAGCTATACGCGCTTGCAGGAGGGATTGACGAAAGCAAGGTGGTGAGCGAGGAGCGCGTTCTGTCTATAAGCAGGGAGCGCACGCTCAGGGGCCTTGAAGACCAGCAAAAGGAGATTGACAGTATGCTCGAAGTGCTTTCAAAGGAGGTCATAGCTGAGCTCAATAAAAGGAAGATGGAATTCGGCGGCGTTGGAGTAAAGGTCAGGTATGTGGACTTCTCGGAGAAGGTCAGGGACAGGTCGCTGTCGTATTATTCCAACAGCTACGACGTGCTGTACTCAAACGCAGTTTCCATGATAAGAGAATTGTCAAGGGCGAACAAGGTAAGGAAAATCGGTGTAAAGGCTTACAGGCTCGGAAACATGAGCGGGCAGAAGAAGCTGTTTTGA
- a CDS encoding thioredoxin reductase: MTEDVIIIGSGPAGLSAAIYTAREDFKPIVITGVNAGGQLLLTTTVENFPGFPDGVYGSEIIDLMRKQADKFGSRFVAEDVTDVDFSSKPLKVKTSDKTYEANSVIIATGASAKWLGIDSEKKFIGKGVSSCATCDAPFFKNKDVIVVGGGDTAMEDSLFLTKFVNSVTIIHRRDQFRASKIMQERVMSNEKIKVIWDSVVEEILGDAKVSGARIKNLKSGETSTLKVDGVFVAIGYEPNTKFLKGKLKLDEKGYIVTRDEVETDVPGVFVAGDVADSIYRQAVTASASGTKAALRVREYLQNMKYSEGK, translated from the coding sequence ATGACCGAAGATGTTATAATAATTGGCTCAGGACCTGCCGGTCTATCAGCCGCGATATACACTGCCAGGGAAGACTTCAAGCCCATAGTAATAACAGGGGTAAACGCAGGCGGCCAGCTGCTGCTCACCACCACCGTGGAGAATTTTCCCGGCTTTCCGGACGGCGTTTACGGATCTGAGATAATAGATCTGATGAGAAAGCAGGCGGACAAATTCGGATCCAGGTTTGTAGCCGAGGACGTAACAGACGTTGATTTTTCCTCAAAGCCCCTAAAGGTAAAAACCTCCGACAAGACCTACGAAGCAAACAGCGTGATAATTGCAACCGGCGCATCAGCAAAATGGCTCGGCATAGATTCTGAAAAGAAGTTCATAGGCAAGGGCGTAAGCAGCTGCGCAACCTGCGACGCGCCTTTCTTCAAGAACAAAGATGTGATAGTCGTAGGCGGCGGCGACACCGCGATGGAGGACTCGCTGTTCCTGACAAAGTTTGTCAATAGCGTGACTATAATTCACCGCAGGGACCAGTTCAGGGCAAGCAAGATAATGCAGGAGCGCGTAATGTCAAACGAAAAGATAAAGGTAATCTGGGACAGCGTAGTAGAAGAGATACTGGGAGACGCAAAGGTCAGCGGCGCGCGAATAAAAAACCTAAAATCAGGCGAGACTTCCACGCTTAAGGTCGACGGCGTATTTGTTGCGATAGGATACGAGCCCAACACCAAATTCCTCAAGGGAAAGCTCAAGCTTGATGAAAAGGGGTATATAGTAACTAGGGATGAAGTTGAAACCGACGTGCCCGGGGTTTTTGTGGCGGGAGACGTAGCAGATTCAATCTACAGGCAGGCGGTCACGGCCTCGGCCAGCGGCACAAAGGCTGCCCTGAGAGTAAGGGAATACCTGCAGAATATGAAGTACTCGGAAGGCAAATGA
- a CDS encoding NUDIX hydrolase, which translates to MRKKQSRLIPKNAKRVYKGIMFDVYHWRQRMFDGSYATFEGIKRLNTVLVIPAIDGKVALLRESQPRMPTTYSFVAGKIERGETPINAARRELQEETGYKAKSLRLIFTYNPDIQIDWKIYVYVATGCRLAGPQKLDPGEKIKVVPMDFNRFINTVLYKQGRFDHYIKEKLFCRIRDSASYREKFKRLLFGKG; encoded by the coding sequence ATGCGCAAAAAACAAAGCAGACTTATACCAAAAAACGCAAAAAGGGTGTACAAGGGCATAATGTTCGATGTCTATCACTGGAGGCAAAGGATGTTTGACGGCTCCTATGCCACTTTCGAAGGCATAAAGCGGCTGAATACCGTGCTTGTAATACCTGCAATAGACGGAAAGGTCGCGCTGCTCAGGGAATCTCAGCCAAGAATGCCCACTACATACTCGTTTGTTGCCGGAAAGATAGAGCGCGGCGAAACACCGATAAACGCAGCCAGGAGGGAGCTGCAGGAGGAGACAGGATACAAGGCGAAAAGCCTAAGGCTAATTTTCACGTACAATCCGGATATTCAAATAGACTGGAAGATATATGTGTATGTGGCGACAGGATGCAGGCTTGCAGGGCCGCAGAAGCTTGATCCTGGAGAAAAGATAAAGGTAGTGCCCATGGATTTTAACAGGTTCATAAACACCGTGCTGTACAAGCAAGGCAGGTTCGATCATTACATAAAAGAAAAATTATTTTGCAGGATAAGGGACAGCGCCAGCTACCGCGAGAAGTTCAAGCGGTTGCTTTTTGGCAAAGGCTGA
- a CDS encoding Nucleoside-diphosphate kinase — MRPNRICQQSGRIDKLNIISARTYKDKVKGECMIERTLVLIKPDAVYRSLSGKIISKFEDAGLKVVALKMLWPTKETAEKHYVLEKEWYENMWKNTKKGYDEKGMEFKETPIELGTRIRGWLVKALTSGPVVAMVIEGNDAIASVRKIAGATAPTRADPSTIRGSFSTDSYDFADSKKRVVRNILHASDSVPTAEREISVWFNKNEILDYKTAAEDYMY; from the coding sequence ATGCGCCCAAACCGGATCTGCCAACAATCCGGCCGCATTGATAAACTTAATATAATTTCCGCACGAACTTATAAGGATAAGGTTAAAGGTGAATGTATGATAGAAAGAACACTGGTTCTAATAAAGCCCGATGCAGTATACAGGTCTCTCTCAGGGAAGATCATCTCTAAATTCGAAGATGCCGGCCTGAAGGTAGTGGCATTGAAGATGCTCTGGCCCACAAAGGAGACAGCCGAGAAGCACTATGTGCTGGAAAAGGAGTGGTACGAAAACATGTGGAAAAACACGAAGAAGGGATATGACGAGAAGGGCATGGAATTCAAGGAAACTCCGATCGAGCTCGGCACCAGGATAAGGGGCTGGCTGGTAAAGGCGCTTACCTCAGGGCCGGTCGTTGCAATGGTTATAGAAGGCAACGACGCAATAGCATCGGTAAGAAAGATTGCCGGAGCAACCGCGCCCACAAGGGCGGATCCGTCTACGATAAGGGGCTCATTTTCAACGGATTCATACGACTTCGCAGACAGCAAGAAAAGAGTGGTAAGGAACATACTGCATGCATCTGACAGCGTACCAACTGCAGAGCGCGAAATATCCGTATGGTTCAACAAGAACGAGATACTGGATTACAAAACTGCGGCCGAAGACTACATGTACTGA
- a CDS encoding small GTP-binding protein has protein sequence MIRQPIICVMGHVDHGKTTLLDKIRSTAIVAKEAGGITQHIGASEVPIEVIKKICSEMQNFSAESIKIPGLLFIDTPGHEAFTNLRRRGGSVADLAILVVDITKGFEPQTVEAIRILREYKTPFIVAANKIDMITGWINSKSKSLQTAMKQQNSQVIETLNKRVYEIVGKLGELGFSSDLYSNVTDFRQEISIVPVSAKTGEGVAELLMLATGLSQRFLEMKLNIEANGRGRGSILEKKEDRGLGFVIDVILYEGTLHVNDTIAFATSEGKVETTKIKALLKPKPLSEIRDSNSKFNYLDKVSAASGVRIGANNLDYAMPGSPVIQVVDDSYAKEISSEIGSVFATSKVGVILKADSIGSIEAISKLLDEQGVSISKKGIGNVSKRDVMDAFAMNAINPMDSIILAFNVGVDKDAEDAVFASSIKIIKSEIIYKLVDDCVATREGMKLNRAKAIEERITLPFQIEVLPHACFRASHPAIFGVRVVAGRVKLGAYAMSDEGVPVGKIRGIQNEKTPMTMAKANDEVAISMDEPTFGRQVKEGQMLYSKLSLEDIKMLQGEMAYLINDEEKELVKKIVGMGGGHKK, from the coding sequence ATGATAAGACAACCCATAATATGTGTAATGGGTCATGTTGACCATGGAAAGACCACCCTTCTTGATAAGATAAGAAGCACTGCTATAGTGGCAAAAGAAGCCGGAGGCATAACCCAGCACATAGGGGCGAGCGAGGTCCCGATAGAAGTAATAAAGAAGATATGCAGCGAGATGCAGAACTTTTCCGCAGAGTCCATAAAGATACCTGGCCTGCTTTTCATAGACACCCCGGGGCACGAGGCATTTACAAACCTCAGGAGAAGAGGCGGCAGCGTTGCAGACCTTGCAATACTGGTTGTTGACATAACTAAGGGCTTCGAGCCCCAGACTGTAGAGGCCATACGCATACTCAGGGAGTATAAGACGCCTTTCATAGTCGCGGCAAACAAGATTGATATGATAACCGGATGGATAAACTCGAAATCCAAATCGCTGCAGACGGCCATGAAACAGCAAAACAGCCAGGTGATTGAGACCCTAAACAAAAGAGTATATGAGATAGTCGGGAAGCTTGGCGAGCTGGGCTTCTCCAGCGACCTGTATAGCAATGTTACGGACTTCAGGCAGGAGATATCCATAGTTCCGGTAAGCGCGAAAACAGGTGAGGGCGTGGCTGAACTGCTCATGCTTGCAACCGGGCTTTCCCAGAGATTCCTTGAAATGAAACTCAATATAGAGGCGAATGGAAGGGGGAGGGGCAGCATACTCGAGAAGAAGGAGGATCGGGGTCTCGGATTCGTGATTGACGTCATACTGTATGAGGGAACGCTCCATGTGAACGACACCATAGCCTTTGCCACGTCCGAAGGCAAGGTCGAAACGACAAAGATCAAGGCGCTGCTTAAGCCCAAGCCCCTGAGCGAAATAAGGGACTCGAACAGCAAATTCAACTATCTCGACAAGGTAAGCGCCGCGTCCGGAGTCAGGATAGGGGCGAACAACTTGGATTATGCAATGCCAGGCTCTCCAGTCATACAGGTGGTGGACGACAGCTATGCAAAAGAGATAAGCTCTGAGATTGGGAGTGTTTTTGCTACATCGAAGGTCGGCGTAATACTAAAGGCGGATTCCATAGGCAGCATAGAGGCGATATCCAAGCTCTTGGACGAGCAGGGGGTCAGCATAAGCAAGAAGGGCATCGGCAACGTATCCAAGAGGGATGTCATGGACGCGTTCGCAATGAATGCGATAAACCCTATGGATTCCATCATACTTGCGTTCAATGTAGGGGTAGACAAGGATGCGGAGGATGCGGTATTCGCATCAAGTATAAAGATAATAAAAAGCGAGATAATATACAAGCTGGTGGACGACTGCGTAGCGACAAGGGAGGGCATGAAGCTGAACAGGGCGAAGGCGATAGAGGAAAGGATAACACTGCCGTTTCAGATAGAGGTGCTGCCGCACGCTTGCTTTAGGGCTTCGCACCCTGCGATATTCGGAGTCAGGGTCGTTGCTGGCAGGGTGAAGCTGGGGGCGTATGCAATGAGCGACGAGGGCGTTCCGGTAGGCAAAATACGCGGCATTCAGAACGAAAAGACCCCAATGACCATGGCAAAGGCGAATGATGAGGTCGCCATATCAATGGATGAGCCAACTTTCGGCAGGCAGGTAAAGGAGGGGCAGATGCTGTATTCTAAGCTGTCGCTGGAGGACATAAAGATGCTCCAGGGCGAGATGGCATACCTCATAAACGACGAGGAAAAAGAGCTTGTAAAGAAAATTGTGGGAATGGGAGGCGGCCATAAGAAATAG
- a CDS encoding Methionine adenosyltransferase, whose protein sequence is MKNIKVSLSNSTPVLEQPVEYVERKGIGHPDSLIDGIVERASTDLSNAYADKTGMILHHNLDKGLIVGGSAKAVFGGGEITKPIEVIVAGRASNRYQDIEIPVNDIVINSAKNYLKENTRFLDLENEVRFSTKILEGSEDLKHIFGRSSEMPLANDTSFGIGFAPFSVTERLVLGTERMLNGKEYKDLVPAVGEDIKVMGIREDNRITLTIAAAFVSKFIGNADEYFTLKDRVKKDVESFVGKTEKGYEVEVVVNNGDNRESGSIYMTKSGLSCESGDDGSVGRGNRVNGLITPFRNMSLEAAAGKNPMNHIGKIYNVLANLIANDVIKLYPEIEECYVSLVSQIGRPIDDPRHLDIKLGAKDKKIVEKLGNKISGLAEEELANISYLTKEIVAGKHNMF, encoded by the coding sequence ATGAAGAACATAAAGGTTTCATTGTCAAACTCTACCCCAGTACTGGAGCAGCCGGTTGAATATGTAGAAAGAAAGGGGATCGGCCATCCGGACAGCCTCATAGACGGGATAGTCGAAAGGGCAAGCACAGACCTGTCGAATGCGTATGCGGACAAGACCGGAATGATACTTCACCACAACCTAGACAAGGGCCTTATAGTAGGAGGCTCTGCAAAGGCAGTGTTCGGAGGGGGCGAGATCACCAAGCCCATAGAGGTCATAGTCGCAGGACGCGCCTCAAACAGATATCAGGACATAGAGATACCTGTGAACGATATAGTCATAAATTCTGCAAAAAACTACCTGAAGGAGAACACGAGGTTCCTTGACCTGGAAAATGAAGTAAGGTTCAGCACCAAGATACTCGAGGGCTCGGAGGACCTCAAGCACATATTTGGAAGGAGCTCTGAGATGCCGCTTGCAAACGACACGTCTTTCGGAATAGGGTTTGCACCATTCAGCGTTACCGAGAGGTTGGTCCTTGGAACCGAAAGGATGCTGAACGGCAAGGAGTACAAGGACCTTGTGCCTGCGGTCGGCGAGGACATAAAGGTGATGGGAATAAGGGAGGACAACAGGATAACGCTTACCATTGCAGCAGCGTTTGTATCCAAGTTTATCGGCAATGCAGACGAATACTTTACGTTGAAGGACAGGGTCAAGAAGGATGTCGAATCGTTTGTCGGAAAGACCGAAAAAGGCTACGAAGTTGAAGTGGTAGTCAACAACGGGGACAACAGGGAATCAGGCAGTATTTACATGACCAAGAGCGGGTTGAGCTGCGAATCCGGAGACGACGGCTCGGTAGGCCGCGGCAACAGGGTGAACGGCCTTATAACGCCTTTCAGGAATATGAGCCTGGAGGCGGCAGCTGGCAAAAACCCGATGAACCACATAGGGAAGATATACAACGTTCTCGCGAACCTCATAGCAAACGATGTGATAAAGCTCTACCCCGAAATAGAGGAATGCTACGTATCGCTTGTATCGCAGATTGGCAGGCCGATAGACGATCCAAGGCACCTTGACATAAAGCTCGGAGCCAAAGACAAGAAGATAGTTGAAAAGCTTGGCAACAAGATAAGCGGACTTGCCGAGGAGGAGCTGGCCAACATAAGCTACCTGACAAAGGAGATTGTGGCAGGCAAGCACAATATGTTCTGA
- a CDS encoding glycosyl transferase group 1: MQETRLQKKRILVLVDHLEVFGGIQRFVLETFTRLADRYEISIYNVGNTEAEGSMARNYDLSRVHVFNAGTIRIGPHLKMPTPGAFMALRRMIRNSDIVYCLYNIPSFFLPSVRLALRYKKKLIYGVSSEVIANIFKDNKKGFQRKILDRARLRAFNKIHYFKVENDESEDIIRAHFKAAKAYKIEAAVPVSNVEVLNARDRFVALFVGRLSVQQKGLDFLKEIVDQAIKLNGNINFEVIGSGYDGEGIIESLAESHKGNFNWIRHSSDDEKFAEIKKASLFVFPSRYEEFGLALCEAQAFGLPAVAFDIKGPRMIMKEKIQGRLVEKFDVKAFAEAVADYYEFWKSRNDEYFEMKKKISETVIKRFGIDSMIPRIIDMLEDVSK; this comes from the coding sequence ATGCAGGAAACTCGGCTTCAAAAGAAAAGGATACTGGTCCTAGTCGATCATCTCGAAGTTTTTGGAGGGATACAGAGGTTTGTCCTGGAGACCTTTACCAGGCTCGCGGACAGGTACGAAATAAGTATTTATAATGTAGGCAACACAGAAGCCGAAGGCAGCATGGCAAGGAACTACGACCTAAGCCGCGTCCACGTATTCAATGCGGGAACGATAAGAATTGGTCCGCACCTGAAGATGCCCACACCAGGAGCGTTCATGGCTCTTAGGAGGATGATAAGGAATTCTGACATAGTGTACTGCCTGTACAACATCCCTTCATTTTTCCTGCCGTCAGTGCGCTTAGCCCTGAGATACAAGAAGAAGCTGATTTACGGAGTGAGCAGCGAGGTCATAGCAAACATCTTCAAAGACAACAAAAAGGGGTTTCAGAGGAAAATTCTGGACAGGGCAAGGCTCAGGGCATTCAACAAAATACACTATTTTAAGGTCGAAAATGACGAATCCGAGGACATTATCAGAGCGCATTTCAAAGCCGCGAAGGCATACAAGATTGAGGCTGCCGTGCCAGTAAGCAATGTAGAGGTGCTCAACGCAAGGGACAGGTTCGTGGCGCTTTTTGTAGGGAGGCTGTCGGTACAGCAGAAGGGCCTTGATTTCCTTAAGGAAATAGTCGACCAGGCCATCAAGCTCAATGGCAACATAAATTTTGAAGTCATCGGAAGCGGATACGACGGCGAGGGCATAATAGAAAGCTTGGCCGAAAGCCACAAGGGCAATTTCAATTGGATCAGGCATTCATCAGACGACGAGAAATTCGCCGAGATCAAGAAGGCCAGCCTTTTTGTCTTCCCTTCAAGATATGAGGAGTTTGGTCTTGCACTCTGCGAGGCGCAAGCCTTCGGGCTGCCGGCAGTAGCCTTTGACATAAAGGGACCGAGAATGATAATGAAGGAGAAAATTCAGGGCAGGCTCGTTGAAAAGTTCGATGTGAAGGCTTTTGCGGAGGCCGTTGCAGATTACTACGAATTCTGGAAAAGCAGGAATGACGAATATTTTGAAATGAAGAAAAAGATATCCGAAACCGTAATTAAGAGATTCGGGATCGACAGCATGATACCAAGGATTATTGACATGCTAGAGGACGTATCCAAATAA
- a CDS encoding ATPase, AAA+ superfamily, with the protein MVILYGLRGIGKSTILYQAYDRLAKGSFEGSIKKPVPKENMLYLSLDQVMLQPEYSEGKSPLYEAVKNFCSEIHNTTIEDLNEKLFILVDEAQFDKKWAVASKTIFDSSKNIFLVITGSSALALNIDTDTARRAIKEPLFPLNFMEYQLMSNNIFPPRGTAESLKRLILQNDISMIPILNKTIAKIKEDIAAKRKSLSGSLEDYLTMGGFPYGLITSKEIAYRRILDMITRIVSQDVPTINNYEMDVIPQIMRVIGAVALKPSGELPQTKLSENLNIPLAKLNSILDTLQKTHLIFSVKPHPSPLDRRGVNKAFKFYFMSPTLLSALLYLNGKTTITNDIKSLLWENAVGSTLHKLCFTTGTLYNLFYDARYETNVDFILENPLADQNVPIEVGLNKDTAQIKNAIEMYKARYGVIVSDVQEISYTDRIITMPFWFFLYL; encoded by the coding sequence ATGGTAATTTTGTATGGATTGAGAGGCATAGGCAAATCAACAATTTTATATCAAGCGTATGATAGGTTAGCTAAAGGTAGTTTTGAGGGGTCAATAAAAAAACCCGTGCCTAAGGAGAATATGCTCTACCTATCCTTAGACCAAGTTATGCTGCAACCTGAGTATTCGGAAGGTAAAAGCCCATTGTACGAAGCCGTAAAGAACTTCTGTTCTGAGATACATAACACCACCATAGAAGACCTCAATGAAAAATTGTTTATATTAGTTGATGAAGCCCAATTTGATAAGAAGTGGGCAGTTGCATCAAAAACTATCTTCGATTCGTCTAAAAATATTTTCTTAGTTATAACTGGTTCTTCTGCTTTAGCTCTAAATATAGACACAGATACTGCAAGGAGAGCGATAAAAGAACCACTTTTCCCGTTAAATTTTATGGAATACCAACTCATGAGTAATAATATATTCCCCCCACGTGGAACTGCCGAGAGCCTAAAAAGACTTATACTTCAAAATGATATCAGCATGATTCCGATTTTAAACAAAACAATCGCTAAAATAAAAGAGGATATTGCAGCAAAACGCAAAAGTCTGAGTGGGAGTCTTGAAGATTATCTTACTATGGGGGGGTTCCCTTATGGGCTCATAACCTCAAAAGAGATAGCGTATCGTAGGATACTCGATATGATTACAAGGATAGTATCTCAAGACGTTCCAACAATAAACAATTATGAAATGGATGTCATACCCCAAATAATGAGAGTAATAGGAGCTGTAGCACTAAAACCATCTGGAGAATTGCCGCAGACAAAATTATCTGAAAATCTTAACATACCACTTGCTAAATTGAATAGTATACTAGATACCCTTCAAAAAACCCACCTGATATTTTCAGTAAAACCACATCCTTCCCCATTAGATAGACGGGGGGTAAACAAAGCTTTCAAATTCTATTTTATGTCCCCTACCTTACTTAGCGCACTACTCTATTTGAACGGCAAAACAACAATAACAAATGATATTAAAAGTTTACTTTGGGAAAATGCTGTAGGTTCTACACTGCATAAATTATGTTTTACGACTGGTACTTTATACAATCTTTTTTATGATGCAAGATATGAAACTAATGTGGATTTTATCTTGGAAAACCCGCTTGCTGACCAAAACGTACCCATAGAGGTTGGATTAAACAAGGATACTGCTCAGATAAAAAATGCTATTGAAATGTATAAAGCGAGGTATGGGGTAATTGTATCTGATGTTCAAGAGATAAGTTATACAGATCGCATAATAACAATGCCGTTCTGGTTCTTCTTATACTTATGA
- a CDS encoding transposase IS4 family protein, with protein sequence MICQDLLRLRKQRGYAIAQTQKVIPKNGDWLVPSQTNPHQIYKVALRIDGPTCTCPDFTERGLRCKHIFAVDITISRKFNQDGTTTITQTKRITYPQNWPAYDKAQIKEQELFMELLFDLCKDIEEPLYSFGRPRLQLKDMVFCSALKVYSTFSLRRFQGDVKIAVEKNYISRQSSFTAVGKYIQSEKFTPILKELITLSAIPLKAVETKFAIDSSGFRTTKFNDYCRETHHTGKEHEWIKVHICTGVKTNIITAVDVGLDGNWKDSDCPHFIPLVEETSKSGFNMQEVSADKAYSSRDNYGYVEQIGGTAYIPFRSNATGKPRGKGHIWRKMFNYFVYNREDFLEHYHNRSNVESTFNMMKAKFTDFVRSKDKTAQLNEVLLKVLCHNIVVLIQEMHELGIEPKFYMGV encoded by the coding sequence ATGATCTGCCAAGACCTTCTTAGACTAAGAAAACAGAGGGGTTATGCAATAGCTCAAACACAAAAAGTAATCCCAAAAAATGGTGATTGGTTAGTACCTTCGCAGACTAATCCGCATCAAATTTACAAAGTAGCACTCAGAATAGATGGGCCTACTTGCACTTGCCCTGACTTCACGGAAAGAGGGCTTAGATGCAAGCACATATTCGCTGTGGATATAACCATATCGAGAAAGTTCAATCAGGATGGCACAACTACAATAACGCAGACAAAGCGCATTACATATCCGCAGAATTGGCCCGCTTATGATAAGGCGCAAATAAAGGAGCAGGAGCTATTTATGGAACTGCTTTTTGATTTATGCAAGGATATAGAAGAACCTCTATACTCTTTCGGTAGGCCCAGACTGCAATTAAAGGATATGGTCTTTTGCTCTGCACTAAAGGTATATTCGACATTTTCGTTGAGAAGATTTCAAGGCGACGTAAAGATTGCCGTAGAAAAGAACTACATAAGTAGGCAAAGTTCCTTTACGGCAGTAGGCAAATACATACAGAGCGAGAAATTTACACCCATCCTAAAAGAGCTAATAACATTATCAGCTATACCATTAAAGGCAGTAGAAACAAAATTCGCAATAGATAGTTCTGGGTTTAGAACAACTAAGTTTAATGACTATTGCAGAGAAACACACCATACAGGTAAAGAGCATGAATGGATTAAAGTTCATATTTGCACAGGCGTAAAGACCAATATCATAACTGCCGTGGATGTTGGCTTAGATGGTAATTGGAAAGATAGCGATTGCCCTCATTTTATACCACTTGTAGAAGAAACAAGTAAAAGCGGTTTTAATATGCAAGAAGTATCGGCAGATAAAGCCTATTCAAGCAGAGATAACTATGGGTATGTAGAGCAAATAGGCGGAACTGCATACATACCTTTTAGGTCTAATGCTACTGGAAAACCAAGAGGTAAAGGACACATATGGCGTAAAATGTTCAATTATTTTGTATATAATAGAGAGGACTTTTTAGAGCATTACCATAACAGAAGTAATGTAGAATCAACCTTTAATATGATGAAGGCAAAGTTCACTGACTTTGTAAGAAGCAAAGATAAGACTGCACAGCTAAACGAGGTACTTTTAAAGGTTTTATGTCATAATATTGTAGTGCTTATACAGGAAATGCATGAGTTGGGAATAGAACCTAAATTCTATATGGGTGTTTAA